The segment CATCCACCGGGTGCCCCAGGAGATGCTCCTACTGCGCCTCCTCGCTGCTCCACCCGGAATTCCGGCAAAGGGACCTGGATCGTTTGATGGCCGAGATAGACCTCCAGGTCGGTCTGGGGGCGGGCGACCTCGCTTTCTACGACGATGCCCTCCTCGTCGGGAAGGAGAACCACTTTTATCCCCTCTGCGAAAAAATTGCCGCGTGCCACCCCGATTTGAGGCTCCACACCCCCAACGGACTTCACCTTCGCGAGATAGATCGGGACTGCGCTTCCCTGTTGTACCGGAGGGGCTTCAAGACCATCCGCCTCAGCCTTGAAGGTATCGATGATGTCAACCTCAAGGCTGGAGACTTCAAAGCTTCTCCCGAGGAGTACAGGGCTGCCGTGTCCTATCTCCTGGAGGCCGGTTACAGGCCCGACCAGGTCGAGACCTATGTTCTTGTAGGCCTTCCGGGACAGGGGCCCCATGACGCAGCCGAAACGATCCATTTCATCAAGTCCCAGGGGGCAAAGGCGAAACTAGCCCAATTCTCCCCAATCCCCGGCACGCCCCTCTTCGAAGAGGTCCTTCGCAAGCACCCCGAAGTGCTGCATGAACCCCTCCTGCAGAACAATACCGTCTACTCGCCCTTCGTCTCGGGCGAGATAAAGCCGCAGGAGCTGCAGCACCTCAAGAACCTGGCCCGCCTCCCCGGTTGACACCTCGGCGATTCCTCATGCTACACTGCATGAGATCCGTGTTCCGCATGAAGAAGGTGTCTCATCCATGAACTCGTCCCGG is part of the Thermovirga sp. genome and harbors:
- a CDS encoding radical SAM protein, with translation MSDLAGLLGSLKGRRVLGVNPPVMDFAFFDFWAKPLGLLFLLGFLRERGNEVSLVDCIRASGSSDKKYGRRAPARREIPKPEVYQGVPRRFWHYGLDEEELASRISALPRPDLVLVTSAMTYWYKGVFWCVEQLRRILPGVPVILGGIYPVLCPEHAALSGADLVQTEPLPLPSSMPAMDLYGRLTFGVVLSSTGCPRRCSYCASSLLHPEFRQRDLDRLMAEIDLQVGLGAGDLAFYDDALLVGKENHFYPLCEKIAACHPDLRLHTPNGLHLREIDRDCASLLYRRGFKTIRLSLEGIDDVNLKAGDFKASPEEYRAAVSYLLEAGYRPDQVETYVLVGLPGQGPHDAAETIHFIKSQGAKAKLAQFSPIPGTPLFEEVLRKHPEVLHEPLLQNNTVYSPFVSGEIKPQELQHLKNLARLPG